Proteins from a single region of Sphingomonas morindae:
- a CDS encoding TolC family protein: MHWSAWIAIAALAVPLSTPAAAQDGMRADAPVAQPAPPPGDGPALSLDALTRDIIANNPERRFYQQQIDYAGVERQAAGRWADPELVVEFGERRANDRTTGALTGEGRSYAVSVVQPLEFGGRIALRRAIADRQVALARLGLAQFDATLAARARTLGYGLFAADEKAAAARQVAERMRTLARVVVSRDPAGPAPQLEAVALQAGAIAAEQSAAAADADANMQLHELNQLRGAPFSARIRIIRPDMRLPDLPSGAALADSAAAHNFELLSLRAQLEQQGLRVDLARKARIPILGVGPYADQAHSDIRETNYGVRLSTTLPLWNRQAGDVAVEQGRQAQADASLVAAERRIARDVFDTAARYEASRAALARWSADTPERFATAAAEADRHYRLGAIPLTTYTQLQQAYIQAMTALFDTRRQALEALLQLRALNGGEALDR, encoded by the coding sequence ATGCATTGGAGCGCCTGGATCGCGATCGCGGCCCTCGCCGTGCCGCTGTCGACGCCCGCGGCGGCGCAGGACGGGATGCGCGCCGATGCCCCCGTCGCCCAGCCCGCGCCCCCGCCCGGCGACGGCCCGGCGCTGTCGCTTGATGCGCTCACCCGCGACATCATCGCCAACAATCCCGAACGCCGCTTCTACCAGCAGCAGATCGACTATGCCGGCGTCGAGCGCCAGGCCGCCGGGCGCTGGGCCGATCCCGAGCTGGTGGTGGAATTTGGCGAGCGGCGCGCGAATGATCGCACCACCGGCGCGCTGACGGGCGAGGGCCGCAGCTATGCCGTGTCGGTGGTGCAGCCGCTCGAATTTGGCGGGCGCATCGCGCTACGCCGCGCGATCGCCGATCGCCAGGTCGCGCTCGCGCGGCTCGGCCTCGCCCAGTTCGACGCGACGCTCGCGGCGCGCGCCCGCACGCTCGGCTATGGCCTGTTCGCAGCGGACGAGAAGGCGGCGGCGGCGCGGCAGGTGGCGGAGCGGATGCGCACGCTGGCGCGGGTGGTGGTCTCGCGCGATCCGGCCGGGCCGGCGCCGCAGCTGGAGGCGGTGGCGCTCCAGGCGGGCGCGATCGCCGCCGAACAGAGCGCCGCCGCCGCCGATGCCGATGCCAATATGCAGCTGCACGAGCTGAACCAGCTGCGCGGCGCGCCCTTCTCCGCCCGCATCCGCATCATCCGCCCCGATATGCGCCTGCCCGATCTCCCCAGCGGCGCGGCGCTGGCCGATAGTGCCGCCGCGCACAATTTCGAGCTGCTGTCGCTGCGCGCGCAGCTGGAGCAGCAGGGCCTGCGCGTCGATCTCGCCCGCAAGGCGCGCATCCCCATTCTTGGCGTCGGCCCCTATGCCGATCAGGCGCATTCCGACATTCGCGAGACCAATTACGGCGTCCGTCTGTCCACGACGCTGCCGCTGTGGAACCGCCAGGCGGGCGATGTGGCGGTCGAGCAGGGCCGCCAGGCGCAGGCGGATGCCAGCCTGGTGGCGGCCGAGCGGCGGATCGCGCGCGACGTGTTCGACACCGCCGCCCGCTACGAGGCGAGCCGCGCCGCGCTGGCCCGCTGGTCGGCCGATACGCCCGAGCGCTTCGCCACGGCGGCGGCGGAGGCGGATCGGCATTACCGGCTCGGCGCCATTCCGCTGACCACCTACACCCAGCTGCAACAAGCTTATATCCAGGCCATGACGGCGCTGTTCGATACCCGCCGCCAGGCGCTGGAAGCGCTGCTCCAGCTGCGCGCGCTGAACGGCGGCGAAGCGCTGGATCGCTGA
- a CDS encoding response regulator transcription factor produces the protein MTRILLIEDDAGTADEILLELAAAGHGASHATTLADAAAQVRGGGFDCLILDRQLPDGEGLALLGALRAEGVRLPALVLSALGSLDDRVRGLRAGGDDYLAKPFALVELIARVEALLRRPNETRDTRLIVGPLDLDLLGGTASRAGRPLDLLPRELKLLDYMVRRPGRIVTRSMLLQDVWGYSFEPNSNVVDVHMGRLRRKVDGAGETPLLRAVRGQGYVFDLGG, from the coding sequence GTGACGCGGATCCTGCTCATCGAGGACGATGCCGGCACCGCCGACGAGATCCTGCTGGAACTCGCCGCCGCCGGCCATGGCGCCAGCCACGCCACCACGCTGGCGGACGCGGCCGCGCAGGTGCGCGGCGGCGGCTTCGATTGCCTGATCCTCGATCGCCAGCTGCCCGATGGCGAAGGGTTGGCCCTGCTCGGCGCGCTGCGCGCCGAAGGCGTGCGCCTGCCCGCGCTGGTGCTGAGCGCGCTCGGCAGCCTTGACGATCGGGTGCGGGGCCTGCGCGCGGGGGGCGACGATTATCTCGCCAAGCCCTTCGCGCTGGTCGAGCTGATCGCGCGGGTGGAGGCGCTGCTGCGCCGCCCCAACGAGACGCGCGACACCCGGCTGATCGTCGGCCCGCTCGATCTCGATCTGCTCGGAGGCACCGCCAGCCGCGCCGGCCGGCCGTTGGACCTGCTGCCGCGCGAACTGAAGCTGCTCGACTATATGGTGCGGCGGCCGGGCCGCATCGTCACCCGATCGATGCTGTTGCAGGATGTGTGGGGCTATAGCTTCGAGCCCAACAGCAATGTGGTGGACGTGCATATGGGCCGGCTCCGCCGCAAGGTGGATGGCGCGGGCGAGACGCCGCTGCTGCGCGCGGTGCGGGGCCAGGGCTATGTCTTCGATCTTGGCGGCTGA